The following proteins are encoded in a genomic region of Nicotiana sylvestris chromosome 4, ASM39365v2, whole genome shotgun sequence:
- the LOC138890144 gene encoding uncharacterized protein — protein sequence MAIDMNVQELIIIGDSNLLIHQELRKRFTKTKFQHVPRVQNEFADALDTLSSMIQHPDKNFIDPILVKIHDQLAYCAYVEEEADGKSWFHDIKEYSAKGEYSEMHTSEIVKQLLL from the exons atggccattgacatgaacgttcaagagctgataataattggagattcaaacttacttatacatcag gaattgagaaagcgGTTCACGAAGACGAAATTCCAGCatgtccccagagtccagaatgagttcgctgatgcattggataccctgtcatctatgatacaacatccagacaagaattttattgatcccattctagtaaagatccatgatcagctagCTTACTGTGcctatgttgaagaagaagcagacggaaagtcttggtttcatgatatcaaggaatattcagcaaaaggagagtactcagaaatgcacacttcggagattgtcaaACAACTACTTTTATag
- the LOC104211964 gene encoding inactive TPR repeat-containing thioredoxin TTL3-like yields MGGERGAMAEIAERSVEIQLGCGLMAAIFQLGKSKSSKQPVPPLPTKSSANDLTPIRPSIAYLDTKKSVKTPTKLGVKHSTQPHSTTLRNSISHDQKHVRRSTSDGTRISTKQSSNFSSTNKMSQVVNFANSQKLRMEPTFTSSVISHRKTNANGILNGVSSTGNIMLLGQLGNLKQQKNQNGSSDQKTIGRVLMGNIVRQPSIRSHMLNKLDPDVLKSMGNEHYRHGRFEEAMALYDQAISINPRNACYYSNKSAALMSLGRLMEAVIECREAIRLDPYYHNAQSRLARLYLRLGEADKAIEHYKQSGGKVDKRDIAEAQDITGSICNCVEAHRLRDYSTLLKESQNAMSFGADSAPQISAMRAEALMKLRRHEEAYITIQKGPNFETELCTFLFGSIKTAYLLIIRAQVYVTVGRFDDGIAAAQEAAKLDLSNEIIKILRIIKGLASARLKGNDLFKESKYTDACSIYTEGLEKEPYNSVLLFNRAACRFKLGQFEKAVEDCTAALVLRPSYLKARVKRADCYMKLERWEAVIQDFEMLLQEKPGDEEVKRAFLDAKIHLERERIEDQKQRKLCNGSSLVLVTSN; encoded by the exons ATGGGTGGTGAAAGAGGAGCTATGGCTGAAATTGCAGAGAGGTCAGTGGAAATTCAATTGGGTTGTGGTCTAATGGCAGCAATTTTTCAACTTGGAAAATCTAAGTCAAGTAAACAACCAGTGCCACCACTTCCCACTAAGTCCAGTGCCAATGATCTAACACCAATAAGGCCAAGCATTGCATATTTAGACACCAAGAAATCAGTCAAAACTCCAACAAAACTAGGTGTGAAACATTCCACTCAACCACACTCAACCACTCTGAGGAATTCGATTTCCCATGATCAAAAACATGTTAGGAGATCAACATCCGATGGTACGAGAATCAGCACGAAGCAATCGTCCAATTTTTCGAGCACGAACAAAATGTCACAAGTTGTCAACTTCGCCAACAGTCAAAAGCTTAGAATGGAACCAACTTTCACCTCCTCTGTCATTAGTCACCGCAAAACCAACGCGAATGGAATATTAAACGGTGTTTCCTCCACGGGAAACATTATGTTATTAGGCCAATTAGGAAATTTGAAGCAACAAAAGAACCAAAATGGCTCAAGTGATCAGAAGACTATAGGCAGAGTCTTGATGGGGAACATAGTAAGACAACCTAGTATAAGGAGCCATATGTTAAACAAATTGGACCCCGATGTGCTAAAGTCTATGGGAAATGAGCATTACAggcatggaagatttgaggaagcaaTGGCTTTGTATGATCAAGCAATTTCCATCAATCCAAGAAATGCTTGTTATTATAGCAACAAAAGTGCAGCTTTGATGAGTTTAGGCCGTCTTATGGAGGCAGTGATCGAATGCAGAGAGGCCATCCGGCTAGACCCTTATTATCACAACGCTCAATCTCGTCTTGCAAGACTATATCTCAG ATTGGGAGAAGCAGACAAAGCAATAGAACATTACAAACAATCTGGAGGAAAAGTTGACAAAAGAGACATTGCTGAGGCTCAAGATATTACAGGAAGTATCTGCAACTGCGTAGAAGCTCATAGGCTAAGGGATTACAGCACATTACTTAAGGAGAGTCAAAATGCAATGTCTTTTGGTGCAGATTCAGCTCCACAG ATCTCTGCAATGAGAGCTGAGGCATTGATGAAGTTGCGTAGACATGAGGAGGCATACATCACTATTCAGAAGGGACCTAATTTTGAAACGGAGCTTTGTACTTTCCTTTTCGGCTCAATTAAAACAGCTTATTTGTTAATAATTCGAGCACAAGTCTACGTGACAGTAGGCAGGTTCGACGATGGAATTGCTGCAGCTCAAGAGGCTGCAAAACTTGATTTGAGCAATGAAATAATCAAAATTTTAAGAATAATTAAAGGGTTGGCATCAGCTCGGTTAAAGGGTAATGACCTTTTTAAGGAATCAAAATACACAGACGCTTGTTCTATTTACACTGAAGGATTAGAAAAGGAGCCGTACAATTCTGTTTTGTTATTTAACAGAGCAGCTTGTCGATTCAAGTTAGGACAATTTGAGAAAGCAGTGGAGGATTGCACTGCAGCTCTTGTATTACGTCCTTCTTATTTAAAGGCTAGAGTTAAAAGAGCTGATTGCTACATGAAG TTGGAAAGATGGGAGGCTGTAATTCAAGATTTTGAAATGTTGTTACAAGAAAAACCAGGGGATGAGGAAGTTAAGAGGGCATTTTTAGACGCAAAGATTCACTTAGAAAGGGAACGGATTGAGGATCAAAAGCAAAGAAAGCTATGCAATGGATCCAGCTTGGTGCTAGTCACCAGTAATTAA